The Pseudomonadota bacterium genomic sequence GGGCGTCACCCTCTCGCTCGCCAAGGGCGACTTCGTCTCGTTCATCGGGCCATCGGGCTGCGGCAAAACCACGTTCCTGCGCTGCGTTGCCGCACTCGAGACACCGACCGCCGGCACGCTGACCGTCAACGGCATGAGCGCCGAGGCCGCGCGTCGGGCGCGCGCCTACGGCTACGTCTTCCAGGCCGCCGGCCTCTACCCGTGGCGGACGATCGAGGACAACATCAAACTGCCGCTGCAAATCATGGGCTTCGGCCGCGACGAGCAACAGCAGCGGGTGCAACGCGTTCTCGAACTCGTCGACCTCGACGGCTTCGGCCGCAAGTACCCGTGGCAGCTCTCCGGCGGCATGCAACAGCGCGCGTCGATCGCGCGCGCGCTGGCTTTCGACGCCGACATCCTCTTGATGGACGAGCCCTTCGGGGCACTCGACGAAATCGTGCGCGACCACCTGAACGAGCAGCTGCTGGCGCTCTGGGCCAAGACCGGCAAGACGATCGCGTTCGTCACCCACTCGATTCCGGAGGC encodes the following:
- a CDS encoding ABC transporter ATP-binding protein — its product is MSADTVIHAEHLDLTFETNDGPVHALKGVTLSLAKGDFVSFIGPSGCGKTTFLRCVAALETPTAGTLTVNGMSAEAARRARAYGYVFQAAGLYPWRTIEDNIKLPLQIMGFGRDEQQQRVQRVLELVDLDGFGRKYPWQLSGGMQQRASIARALAFDADILLMDEPFGALDEIVRDHLNEQLLALWAKTGKTIAFVTHSIPEAVYLSTRIVVMSPRPGRITDVIDSPLPRERPLEIRDTPAFLAIAQRVREGLRAGHTADA